The sequence ATCCGCATCAGACTTGGGCTTGGATGTGATCGCCCCAAACAGGCCAATTTTGTGCTTCTCAAGCAGATCAATCGTGCGCTGGGGCAACGGATTGCCCTCCGAGCGCCAGAATTCCCAGCCAATATCGGCATGGACATAATTGGCTTGGAAACCGGCGGCATCCAGCACGCGGATCGCTTCCGGCAAAACGGCGTTGCCAATCCCGTCACCGGGCATTGAGATAATGGTTCGTTTGGACATAGTTCGAATTTCTCCTAAAATTCCATGATTTTTAACGCAAAGTCGCAAGGGAACAAAGCCGCAAAGATTTTTTATAATTTCCCTTTGCGGCTTGGCAGCTTCGCGTCTTTGCGTTAATTTGTTTTCACCTGTCGTACTACATCAATCACCGTGCCATCCACCCACTTGATGGCGGCGATGATCTTGTCTTCAAATTCAATCGTCTGCGGCACACCGCAAATACGTTCGCCTTCTTCTTTCAATTCTTGGATCGTCTTAATTGGCAGTCCCGAATCTTTGGTGGCTTCAATCAAATCCGTGCGCAGCGGATTGATGGCAATACCGCGCTCGGTGACGATGACATCAATCAGCTCACCCGGCCCGCAGATCGTAGTAACTTCATCGCGAATCACCGGGATGCGGTCGCGGAAAAGCGGGATCGGCAAAATAACCGTCTTGCCAAACAGGCAGTTCTGCCAGCCGCCGATACCGTGTAGCAGCAGCCCGTCGGAATGCGTGACCACGTTACCGTTGAAATTCACGTCCACTTCGGTGGCGCCCAAGATGACCACATCCAGTATGGAAGCAAAGTTGCCCTTGCCGTGATAGTTGTAGCTGGTGAAGGGGCTGGTGTTGACATGGTTGAAATTTTCGCGCATCGAGCGCACACCTTCAAGATCGAAGGTCTGCCCGTCGAGGATAGTTTCCACCAGCCCTTCTTCCATCATTTTGACAAGGTACTGGTTACTGCCGCCGCGGGCGAATCTGGCCTTGATGCCTTTCTCCCGCATAATCTCCCCAAAGTAGTTGCCAATCGAAAGGGCCGTGCCCCCCGCCCCGGCCTGAAACGAAAAACCATCCTTGATGATACCGGCCGCGTCGCAGAATTTAGCCGTCAGCTCGGCAATAAAGAGCCGGTCGGGGCTTTTGGTGATCTGCGTTGTGCCGGAGACAATCTTCTCCGGGATGCCAATCTGCTCCATCTCGACGACAATATCCACGTTATTGCCCTGAATCTGCCAGGGGATGCACGGGAACGGCACTAGATTGTCGGTGACAACGATCACATTATGGGCGTATTCCGAATCGGCTAGAGCAAAGCCCAGCAATCCGCAGGCAGATGGGCCGGTTAGACCGTTGGCGTTACCAAAGGGGTCGGCGGTCGGTGCGGCGATGACGGCAATATCAATCACCACTTCGCCATCCTGCACGGCCTGATAACGCCCGCCGTGTGAGCGCAGTACACCCGCGCCGCGCATTTTGCCTTCCGATGCGTAACGCCCCAGCGGGCCGTTCATGCTGCCCTCAATATGATGGATGGTCCCATCTTCAAGGCGCTCGATCAGCGGCTCGTGGCAGGGGAACGATGCCGACGGGAACCAGATCAAATCCTTAACGCCCAACTCGGCGGCGATGTTGAAAATCTGATTGGCAATCAAATCGCCGTTGCGGAAATGGTGGTGCGTCGAAATGGTCATGCCATCTTTCAGCCCAGCCTTGATGAGCGCGGCCTTCAAATCGGGGACGCGCTTGTCGCCATCGGCTGGGTAGTCGGCGCAGGTACGGAGCGGTGGGCCATATTTGCGCCCGCTGGTTTTGTAGCCATGCGGCCCCTGAAACGGGATCACCGCCTGGCCGTTAATTTCGGTGGGGATCATGCGTCCCACGGCGTTTTTGACAAATTCTTTGGTCATAATAGTTTCCTAAAGCCATTCACCACGAAGACACAAAGAACACAAAGTTTTTCTTTGTGGCCTTCGTGTCTTTGTGGTTTAAGCGTTTACTTCCTTCCAATCTGCGGATAATTTACCGGAGCAGATGGCGAGATCAATCGTGCGTTGGGCGCGTTTGACCACGGGCGGGTCGATCATTTTTGAACCCAGCGAGACGACGCCCAGCCCGAGGCGGGTGGCCTCGTCAAAAGCATGGACGATCTCTTGGGCTTTCTCGATCTCGCTCGGGGTGGGCGCGAAAGCCTCATGAATGACCTTAATCTGACGGGGATGAATGCAGCCCATACCGTCAAAGCCCAGCGATTTCGACTCCAGCACCACAGCTCGCAAGGCTTCCATATCCGAGACATCCGAGAAAACCGAATCAATCGGTTGGATACCAGCAGCCCGTGCAGCATTGACCAGCGTGCTGCGCGCGTAGAAAGTTTCGCGGCCTTCGTTGGTGCGCGGCGCGCCTAAATCGGCAGTGTAATCTTCAAGGCCGATGGCCAATGAAACGACACTCTCGGCGGCTGAGGCAATCTCGTAGGCTTTGACCACGCCCAGCGCGCTCTCGATGATCGGCATGATGTAAATGGGCTGATCTATGCCATATTGGACAGCAAGCTCTTTAATGCGAGTATCCACTTGCTCGACCTGCTCGGCGGATTCACACTTCGGGAGCAGGATCAGGTTCGGGTAATGCGGCACCACAAATTCCAGGTCCCGCAGGCCCATAGGCAATTGATTAATCCGCACCATGCGTTCCGCCCCATAAAAATCCACCTGACGCAGAGCGTTACGCACTAAATAACGCGCTTCTTCTTTTTTATCCGGGGCAACCGAATCTTCCAGATCGAGAATGATGCCATCGGGGGTATGAATCCCGGCGTTGAGCGCCAGCTTGGGCGTGTTGCCAGGCAGATACAGCCGCGAACGACGATAACGATCCTTGGCCGTGGTGTATTGATTCTGGGGTAGCAACTCCGGCCAAAATTCTTTATCGGTTTCAATAACCTGATGTACCGCGGCTTCGATGCGCGCTGCCAGCACGAAATCCAGCGCGCCACGATCTGCAATGGTGATATGAGCGTTTTCGATGCCAAAATGTGCCAGAATGTCGTGCGTCAGTGTGTTGATCGACTCGCCAAATAAAACCCCGATCTTGCTGGTCAGGTCAATTTGAATACCCCCGCTTGAAGTGAGTTCCAGGGTGACGTGACAATCCGAGCGAATATCCGCGCCCTGGTTGCCTGCTGTGCCTGTTTTGTTCAAAGCATCCTCCGAGTTCAGACTTCCGAGGTTTTACTTCTTCGCTTCGTTTGAAGTACTACGCGAAAACCTCGGAAATCTTGTTTCTATTCTTCAGCCTGGGCCAACTGCCAGCCGGTGGTGTTCTGGAAATGAGTGTGCATAGCCCGCTTGGCGGCTGCGGGCTGACCAGCCTGAATGGCCTGCAAGATCGGACGGTGCAGATCGGCCATCTCCTGGGCATTGACTTGATCCGCATAGCCGCGGCGCTGGTATCCGGCCTTGATATAGCCGTGCAGCACCTGCCGTAAATTTAAAATCAGATTGAGCAGCAAAGGATTGTTGGAGGCTTCGGCAATGGCGATATGAAAACCAATATCGTTCTCAACGGCCTGCTCTGGCCCGATGCCTTGCGCGCTGATGGCATCTACTAACTCAGCCAAATGCGCTTTCTGCTCATCCGTAGCAAACTCGGCGGCCAACGCGGCGGCTTGCTCTTCAAGCGCGCAACGCACATCAATAATATGCCGCAACTCCTGTTTGCTGAATACCATGCCCCAGTTCAGGCTTTGGCTCAAATAATCCGTATACGACTCGCTGACAAACGTTCCCGCACTGCGGCGCGTTTCCAGCAGACCAGCCACTACCAGCGATTTGACGGCTTCGCGCAACGTCGAGCGGCCCACGCCAAATTGATTCATCAATTCGGGTTCGGTGGGCAGGCGGTCGCCCGGTTTGAGCTGGCCTTTGGCGATTAACGCCATCAATTGCTCGGCGACCGCTTCGGCCAGGCTTTTGGATTCTATGGGGTGGAAAGTAGGGAAATCAGGCAACATAGGGGTTTAGTCTGTTCGTCTGATGAAGTGATGAAATTTTACCCCAGGGGGAACGTTCACACAAGGTTCAAAGTTGGTTTGTGCTCCCGAAGCAGATTTCACCCCCAAACATCTCCCCCAAAAAAGACCTCCGAGTTTTTTGAAACCTCGGAGGTCTTTTACTTTCAGTTAGTCGTTACGTCGCAGCTCGGCGCTCGTGGATGGGGAGTAAGAATACCGGGCGCTCGGTATGCTGAATGATGCGTTCAGCCGTGCTGCCCATGAACAGGCGATCAAGACCGCCGCGCCCGTGGGTTGCCATCATCAACACGTCAACGTCTTCACTATCCATCACGGAGACAATCGTTTCCGCGGGGCGAGAGCCCGTAACCAGTACCCGAGCAGGTACACCATCCGATTTAAGCGAAGCCGCCACGCCTTCCAGATAACTGCGAGACTTCACTTCCGCTTCATGGCGCAGAGCCTGAATCTCTTCGACAACCGCACCAAACTCTTCAGCTTCCGGAATTTCCGGGATGCCTAGCAAAATAACTTCGCTGCCAAAAGGCGTACTGGCTTTCACGAAGGGTAATACACGTTCAGCAAACTCTGAACCATCCAATGTAACCAGGATGCGCTTGAACGTGGGTACGATCACTTTGGCTTCTTCCACCGGGCGGACAACCAGCATCGGGCAAGTCATCAACTGGATGATGCGATTAGCGATACTACCCGTCAGCCAGCGGCCAAAGCCTGAGCGGCCATGTGTGGTGATAACCGCCAGATCAATGCCTTCTTCCAGCGCGAGACTGTTTAATGTCTCTGCAACCGTACCCGCCCGGAGCTTAGTCTGAACATCCACGCCTTCGGAGCCCAGCTTTTCAGCGATGTCATCCAGATAGGCTATTTTGCCTTGCAAACTTTTATCAAGCTGTTGCTTATCTTCGTCGGTCATTGGTAAGGACTTAAACCAACCCTGAGCCGGAACCACAGTCGCCAGCGTAAGTTTGGCCTGATAGGCTTTGGCAAGGGTTTTAGCTGCCGTCAGCGCTTGCTCAGCAAATGCAGAGCCATCCAATGGAACAAGAACGTGGGTAGGCGGTGAAACCTGCTTTTGCCAGGGACGGGCCGGCAGTGCCTGAACTTTTTCCGACGTAGCTGCCGCAACCGCCACTTCGTCGCCCGCACCAATCACCTGACCAAAGCCGAAGCCGCCTTGCATGGCTTCTTCCAACTGACCCAAACGCTCTTGCAATTCGCTGGGCGCACCCAGGCGGTTGCGAACATAGGTAAACCCGGCATAGAGCAACGGCACAAGGATGAAGTACATCCAGGCGCCTTCGTTGAAACGCTCCATGAAAATCACAATTGTGGCTCCAGTTGTCAGGATCGAAGCCAAAATTGTGCCAATCAAAGTAGCCAAATGCCCGCCTGAGAATTTTTCCTTAAGTTCGCGCCCCAGGCGCTTTGAAGCCGCCCAACCTGTCATACTGAGCAAAATAAATACACCCGCAGCATAAAGTGCCAGATAGGTTTCTTCATTGGTGCCAGCCAAAAGGAAGATTACCGAAACCAGCGCGACTTGCAGCCAAACCGGTTTATCGGCCACATCAAACCGATTGCGCTGCCCCAGCAAAGCCGGGATATAACGCCGATCTTTCAAACCCAGGAACAGGTTTTGAATACCTTGTGATGCCGCGGCAGAGGCCGAAAGCAGCACCGCAATACCAATCAGCGTGCCAATATAGGGCAGCGGCGCGGGCAATAGCGTATCCATGGTTTGCGTAAACACGGAAACTTCGTGCAAATTCGGATTCGACAAATCCCTAATTGCAGGACCAACAATGAGCATCGTCAGAGATGTGGTTCCCATAATGATGAGCAAGCTGCCAAATGCCTTACGGCCGCGCACCTCAGAAGAACCATCATAAGCAGCGACGAGATTGGCAAACACTTCGATCCCGGTCATCACCGCAAGCATACGCGTGAAACCACCAAAGGTAATATGTAAATATTCCCCAGTAAAGGCCTGAAATTGGAAATCCGGCAAATGAAAGCCATATTTCCAGATCGTTGCACCAATCATAGTGTAAAGCAGCAACAAAACAGCAGCGGTTGCCGGGCCAAAAGCGCGCGCGGCTGTTTTTGGTCCACGGTTGACTAACCAGCCAGTGACCACGCTGAGCGCAATTGCCACAAGTGCACGATACTGAATTCCAAGAATCGTTTCATTCAACACCGGGGCGCGATCGGCAATAAATGTGACCATGGCGGCCATACTAACCAGAAAAGTGAGTGTGTATTCAATCACGGTGATCGCGGCATTGATTTTTACGGCCCACCCGCCAAATTCTTCTTCACTGAGGCCGCTCCCCCCACTGCCATCACTGACCCATACCATCACCAAGCGGTACATGGTTGAAACAACGGCGATAGTGACAACAACCAACCAAATTGATGCGCCAAAAGTAATCGCCGCGACCCCAGCACCCATAGTAAAAATCAACCGCAAGAAGGGGCCGAAGACGTATAACGGCGAGGTAGCGGGATCACCACCACCGGCCAATGCGCCTTCAAATGAGTTCGTAAGTTTATGTGAAACATTACCTGCCATTAGATGAGTTCCTCCTAAGGAATAATTTAAAAAAAACACGCACCCGGAAAATTTTTGCGTTTCAACAGATAGCGCAGAATTTCAGGATCAGGCACCCAACGGCGCCTCACTTGCTAACTGGGCCATCGTTGTCTGAGCGAGTTCCTTTACAATCGTCGCTTGCAACCCGCCCCACCGATTGCGAACCGGGCAAGATTCCGCCAACGGGCAGGCCTCTTTTTCCTTGAGACAATCCGAGAGTAGAACAGGGCCTTCCATAACTTCAACAATATCACGCAAAGTTATTTCTTCAGCCAAACGCGCCAACTGCAACCCGCCCTTTGGACCCGGGAATGACTCAATCAAATTTTCCTGGGATAGCAGGGCAATGATGCGCTTCAGAAACGCCTGAGGAACCTGAGTCTCTTCCTGGATGAACCTGGCAGAAAGGCGCGCACCATACGGGCGCCGAGCCAGCGATAGAATTACTCGCACGGCGTAGTCTGTTTTGCGATTGATGTGAAATATAGACATTTGGTTAATTTAACGCACAAATTGTTTACCAAAAATGTAAACAATTTGTGCGTCCCACTCAATACCAAATATCATACATATTATGTGAAAAATGGCACTAATTTCAAACCGGGCGCTTTTAGCCCTCTACTTCTCCGGGAAGCGATAACAACACCCGCGTATATTCCCCGTTTCGACTTTCCACAGTCAATGCGCCGCCGATGACAGCCAGCATTGTGGCGTGCAGGTTCAAACCCTGCCCGCTGCCTGCGGAGCGAGAATCGCCATCCATGCCCGTGCCATTATCTTCAATCACGATCTTCAAACCATTTGCCCATTCAATGATAATGCGCAACTCAAGCTGCCGATCCGAAAAGCGTCCGTGGTGGGCGGCATTGCGGATGGCTTCGCGGGCGGCGTAGAAGATCACTTCAGCGGAGAGCGGCGACAAGGTGCGGCTGCTAGTTTCGGCTTCGGGGCTGATCTGCCATTCGATGGCGTCAAATGCGCCCCCAAGCTCGCTATCCAAAGAATGCTGCAAGGCCGCTACCAGTCCAACCTGAATCACTTGCGGAGCGATGAATTCGGGTGTTTTGCGCAGCAGATCTGCGATTTGGTGGTGCAAATCGCTAAGCGTATCCACAACTCTGGCATCATCACTGGTGAGCGCGAGCATGGCGGCGTGTAATTGCGGCAACACATCATCGTGCAGAGCGCGGCGTGTGCGGCGGTCCAACACCTGGCCTTCAACCATTTGCTGGCGCTGGAGGGCCATCAGGCGGCGGGCTAGTTCGGCGCTGGCGCGCGTATCGAGCAGACGTTCGCTAATCGTGCGGGCGATGTCGATTTCCTCCTGGGTGTAAAAACCTCCATCGCGCCTGGCCCCCAAATACAGGATTCCCATCAGGCCGCGCGCACTCCACAGGGGCACAGCCCACGCCCACGCCGCGTCCGTGGCGCGCTCCAGGGGCACACCGATCAACTCAGGGGATGCGAAAATCTCTTCAACATCGGGGATTTCTCCCATATCCGCATTCGCAGGATAAATCATCGGATCCGGTGTTAAGGAGGCCATCGGCCCAACCGCATCCAAATAAACTTTTTCCGCGCCGAGCATATCCCGGCACAGCGCAACGAAAGGCGTAGCAATGTCGGCATCCTGCGGCGAATGCGCCAATAATTGCTCGAAAACGCCAGGGCCAGAGACAAAAGCCCGCAAGCTACTCGTATACAGCTCGCGCTCCTGGAAGGTGCGCCAACTGAGCAAGGCGAAAAAGACCACAATCACCAGGGCGCTGAGCAACACACTGTACACCGGCCGCGAAAAAAGGGCCGTACCCGCGGCTATCAGCCCGGCATAGCCAGCCGCCAGAATTATTGCCCGATGCCAATAGCGCCTCAGGCCGCGGCGCGGCAGTGTCTTCCCGGTGAAAATTTCGTAGGCCGCCACAGCCTGCCCCATGAGCACCACCGACAGGGCAATCAGGGATGCAATCAGCAGATCAAACCTGGCAATGATTTCTGTAGTTTGTTGGCTGAAACTCTGCCCGTCGAGATTTTGCACCGCCCAGAGCATAACCCAGCCTACCAACAGGGAGACCAGAATTTGGGCGAGGGTGGCAGCCTGCAACCAGGGTCGGGCGCGCCGTCGGGCTGTGTCCCCCATTACGCGGGACGGCGGCCCGGGGTGACGCAAAACATCCGATGAAAGCAGTAAATTGAGCAAGATATAGAAAAGATAGGCCAGCACCAAGAGAGGTATACCGCGGACCGCGGGGGCGGCAGCAAGATCGAGCTGCGGGAACTGGGCAAAGGAGGGCAGCGGATTGGCGAAGAAAAGAAAGGAAATTACTACAACAGCCAGTACCGTTGAAGCCACAAACCAGGGCCAGTGACGGCGGTATAAACGCGTGCTGGGCGCGTTCCAAAATCCAG is a genomic window of Chloroflexota bacterium containing:
- the citF gene encoding citrate lyase subunit alpha, yielding MTKEFVKNAVGRMIPTEINGQAVIPFQGPHGYKTSGRKYGPPLRTCADYPADGDKRVPDLKAALIKAGLKDGMTISTHHHFRNGDLIANQIFNIAAELGVKDLIWFPSASFPCHEPLIERLEDGTIHHIEGSMNGPLGRYASEGKMRGAGVLRSHGGRYQAVQDGEVVIDIAVIAAPTADPFGNANGLTGPSACGLLGFALADSEYAHNVIVVTDNLVPFPCIPWQIQGNNVDIVVEMEQIGIPEKIVSGTTQITKSPDRLFIAELTAKFCDAAGIIKDGFSFQAGAGGTALSIGNYFGEIMREKGIKARFARGGSNQYLVKMMEEGLVETILDGQTFDLEGVRSMRENFNHVNTSPFTSYNYHGKGNFASILDVVILGATEVDVNFNGNVVTHSDGLLLHGIGGWQNCLFGKTVILPIPLFRDRIPVIRDEVTTICGPGELIDVIVTERGIAINPLRTDLIEATKDSGLPIKTIQELKEEGERICGVPQTIEFEDKIIAAIKWVDGTVIDVVRQVKTN
- the citD gene encoding citrate lyase acyl carrier protein, with the protein product MNKTGTAGNQGADIRSDCHVTLELTSSGGIQIDLTSKIGVLFGESINTLTHDILAHFGIENAHITIADRGALDFVLAARIEAAVHQVIETDKEFWPELLPQNQYTTAKDRYRRSRLYLPGNTPKLALNAGIHTPDGIILDLEDSVAPDKKEEARYLVRNALRQVDFYGAERMVRINQLPMGLRDLEFVVPHYPNLILLPKCESAEQVEQVDTRIKELAVQYGIDQPIYIMPIIESALGVVKAYEIASAAESVVSLAIGLEDYTADLGAPRTNEGRETFYARSTLVNAARAAGIQPIDSVFSDVSDMEALRAVVLESKSLGFDGMGCIHPRQIKVIHEAFAPTPSEIEKAQEIVHAFDEATRLGLGVVSLGSKMIDPPVVKRAQRTIDLAICSGKLSADWKEVNA
- a CDS encoding FadR family transcriptional regulator, translating into MLPDFPTFHPIESKSLAEAVAEQLMALIAKGQLKPGDRLPTEPELMNQFGVGRSTLREAVKSLVVAGLLETRRSAGTFVSESYTDYLSQSLNWGMVFSKQELRHIIDVRCALEEQAAALAAEFATDEQKAHLAELVDAISAQGIGPEQAVENDIGFHIAIAEASNNPLLLNLILNLRQVLHGYIKAGYQRRGYADQVNAQEMADLHRPILQAIQAGQPAAAKRAMHTHFQNTTGWQLAQAEE
- a CDS encoding universal stress protein; this translates as MAGNVSHKLTNSFEGALAGGGDPATSPLYVFGPFLRLIFTMGAGVAAITFGASIWLVVVTIAVVSTMYRLVMVWVSDGSGGSGLSEEEFGGWAVKINAAITVIEYTLTFLVSMAAMVTFIADRAPVLNETILGIQYRALVAIALSVVTGWLVNRGPKTAARAFGPATAAVLLLLYTMIGATIWKYGFHLPDFQFQAFTGEYLHITFGGFTRMLAVMTGIEVFANLVAAYDGSSEVRGRKAFGSLLIIMGTTSLTMLIVGPAIRDLSNPNLHEVSVFTQTMDTLLPAPLPYIGTLIGIAVLLSASAAASQGIQNLFLGLKDRRYIPALLGQRNRFDVADKPVWLQVALVSVIFLLAGTNEETYLALYAAGVFILLSMTGWAASKRLGRELKEKFSGGHLATLIGTILASILTTGATIVIFMERFNEGAWMYFILVPLLYAGFTYVRNRLGAPSELQERLGQLEEAMQGGFGFGQVIGAGDEVAVAAATSEKVQALPARPWQKQVSPPTHVLVPLDGSAFAEQALTAAKTLAKAYQAKLTLATVVPAQGWFKSLPMTDEDKQQLDKSLQGKIAYLDDIAEKLGSEGVDVQTKLRAGTVAETLNSLALEEGIDLAVITTHGRSGFGRWLTGSIANRIIQLMTCPMLVVRPVEEAKVIVPTFKRILVTLDGSEFAERVLPFVKASTPFGSEVILLGIPEIPEAEEFGAVVEEIQALRHEAEVKSRSYLEGVAASLKSDGVPARVLVTGSRPAETIVSVMDSEDVDVLMMATHGRGGLDRLFMGSTAERIIQHTERPVFLLPIHERRAAT
- a CDS encoding Rrf2 family transcriptional regulator, producing the protein MSIFHINRKTDYAVRVILSLARRPYGARLSARFIQEETQVPQAFLKRIIALLSQENLIESFPGPKGGLQLARLAEEITLRDIVEVMEGPVLLSDCLKEKEACPLAESCPVRNRWGGLQATIVKELAQTTMAQLASEAPLGA